In one Elephas maximus indicus isolate mEleMax1 chromosome 9, mEleMax1 primary haplotype, whole genome shotgun sequence genomic region, the following are encoded:
- the DOLPP1 gene encoding dolichyldiphosphatase 1 isoform X1, producing the protein MAADGLCSLPASWRPVTLTHVEYPAGDLSGHVLAYLSLSPVFVIVGFVTLIIFKRELHTISFLGGLGLNEGVNWLIKHVFQEPRPCGGLHMAVSTKYGMPSSHSQFMWFFSVYSFLFLYLRMHQTNNARFLDLLWRHVLSLSLLTTALLVSYSRVYLLYHTWSQVVYGGIAGSLMAIAWFVFTQEVLTPLFPRIAAWPVSEFFLIRDTSLIPNVLWFEYTVTRAEARNRQRKLGTKLQ; encoded by the exons ATGGCAGCGGACGGATTGTGCTCGCTCCCCGCTTCATGGCGGCCGGTGACCCTCACCCACGTCGAATATCCTGCAG GTGATCTCTCAGGCCACGTCCTTGCCTACCTGAGCCTTAGCCCTGTGTTTGTCATTGTTGGTTTCGTGACCCTCATCATATTCAAGCGGGAGTTGCACACG ATCTCATTCCTTGGGGGCTTGGGACTGAACGAGGGGGTCAACTGGCTGATCAAACACGTCTTCCAGGAGCCACGGCCCTGTGGAG GTCTCCACATGGCAGTGAGCACTAAATATGGGATGCCCTCCAGCCATTCCCAATTTATGTGGTTCttctccgtgtattccttccttttcctgtaTTTAAG AATGCATCAAACAAACAACGCCAGGTTCCTGGACTTGCTATGGAGGCACGTGCTCTCCCTGAGTCTCCTCACTACGGCCTTACTAGTCTCCTATAGCAG GGTCTACCTGCTGTACCACACCTGGAGCCAGGTGGTCTATGGGGGCATCGCTGGGAGCCTCATGGCCATCGCCTGGTTCGTCTTCACCCAGGAGGTCCTCACTCCGCTGTTTCCCAGGATAGCAGCCTG GCCTGTCTCTGAGTTCTTCCTAATCCGAGATACAAGCCTCATTCCCAACGTGCTCTGGTTTGAGTACACAGTAACGCGGGCAGAAGCCAG GAACAGACAGCGCAAGCTGGGGACAAAACTACAGTGA
- the DOLPP1 gene encoding dolichyldiphosphatase 1 isoform X3 — translation MAADGLCSLPASWRPVTLTHVEYPAGDLSGHVLAYLSLSPVFVIVGFVTLIIFKRELHTISFLGGLGLNEGVNWLIKHVFQEPRPCGGLHMAVSTKYGMPSSHSQFMWFFSVYSFLFLYLRMHQTNNARFLDLLWRHVLSLSLLTTALLVSYSRPVSEFFLIRDTSLIPNVLWFEYTVTRAEARNRQRKLGTKLQ, via the exons ATGGCAGCGGACGGATTGTGCTCGCTCCCCGCTTCATGGCGGCCGGTGACCCTCACCCACGTCGAATATCCTGCAG GTGATCTCTCAGGCCACGTCCTTGCCTACCTGAGCCTTAGCCCTGTGTTTGTCATTGTTGGTTTCGTGACCCTCATCATATTCAAGCGGGAGTTGCACACG ATCTCATTCCTTGGGGGCTTGGGACTGAACGAGGGGGTCAACTGGCTGATCAAACACGTCTTCCAGGAGCCACGGCCCTGTGGAG GTCTCCACATGGCAGTGAGCACTAAATATGGGATGCCCTCCAGCCATTCCCAATTTATGTGGTTCttctccgtgtattccttccttttcctgtaTTTAAG AATGCATCAAACAAACAACGCCAGGTTCCTGGACTTGCTATGGAGGCACGTGCTCTCCCTGAGTCTCCTCACTACGGCCTTACTAGTCTCCTATAGCAG GCCTGTCTCTGAGTTCTTCCTAATCCGAGATACAAGCCTCATTCCCAACGTGCTCTGGTTTGAGTACACAGTAACGCGGGCAGAAGCCAG GAACAGACAGCGCAAGCTGGGGACAAAACTACAGTGA
- the DOLPP1 gene encoding dolichyldiphosphatase 1 isoform X2 → MAADGLCSLPASWRPVTLTHVEYPAGDLSGHVLAYLSLSPVFVIVGFVTLIIFKRELHTISFLGGLGLNEGVNWLIKHVFQEPRPCGGLHMAVSTKYGMPSSHSQFMWFFSVYSFLFLYLRMHQTNNARFLDLLWRHVLSLSLLTTALLVSYSRVYLLYHTWSQVVYGGIAGSLMAIAWFVFTQEVLTPLFPRIAAWPVSEFFLIRDTSLIPNVLWFEYTVTRAEAR, encoded by the exons ATGGCAGCGGACGGATTGTGCTCGCTCCCCGCTTCATGGCGGCCGGTGACCCTCACCCACGTCGAATATCCTGCAG GTGATCTCTCAGGCCACGTCCTTGCCTACCTGAGCCTTAGCCCTGTGTTTGTCATTGTTGGTTTCGTGACCCTCATCATATTCAAGCGGGAGTTGCACACG ATCTCATTCCTTGGGGGCTTGGGACTGAACGAGGGGGTCAACTGGCTGATCAAACACGTCTTCCAGGAGCCACGGCCCTGTGGAG GTCTCCACATGGCAGTGAGCACTAAATATGGGATGCCCTCCAGCCATTCCCAATTTATGTGGTTCttctccgtgtattccttccttttcctgtaTTTAAG AATGCATCAAACAAACAACGCCAGGTTCCTGGACTTGCTATGGAGGCACGTGCTCTCCCTGAGTCTCCTCACTACGGCCTTACTAGTCTCCTATAGCAG GGTCTACCTGCTGTACCACACCTGGAGCCAGGTGGTCTATGGGGGCATCGCTGGGAGCCTCATGGCCATCGCCTGGTTCGTCTTCACCCAGGAGGTCCTCACTCCGCTGTTTCCCAGGATAGCAGCCTG GCCTGTCTCTGAGTTCTTCCTAATCCGAGATACAAGCCTCATTCCCAACGTGCTCTGGTTTGAGTACACAGTAACGCGGGCAGAAGCCAG GTGA